The DNA segment AGAACCAAACAGTTGCACAAATGCTTCTTTATGGATAAAATAGTATGGACTAATGAGGAAAATTAATAGCTCATTTAATAAGGCCTTTTTTTGTGGGGTTCTTTTCAAACTAAGAAATCTTTTTCTTAGCAGTTAATTTTTTGCCATTAAGAGAATAAGAAAGAGGGTAAATGACGTATGACAGATGAGTTAGAACAAAAAGCATTGATTACTATTTTTGGCGGTACGGGAGATTTGGCAAATCGCAAACTTTACCCTTCGTTATATCATTTATATAGTAAGGGATCTCTTGGCGACAATTTTGCTGTTATTGGAACGGCTCGTCGTGAATGGAGTAACGATTTCTTCCGTGATAAAGTAAAAGAGTCTATTAAAGACATTGATGGTTCCGAAAAAGACGCGGATGCCTTTGCTTCTCATTTCTACTATCAATCCCATGATGTAACAAATAAAGAATCTTATGTAACTTTAAAAGATTTGTCTGATGAGCTAGATGCTAAATATGAACTAGATGGTAATCGTCTTTTCTATCTTGCAATGGCGCCAAATTTCTTTGGGACTATCGCAAGCCGTATTAAATCGGAAGGTTTTGTAGATACAAAAGGTTTCCATCGTTTAATTATCGAAAAACCTTTTGGACATGATTTAGCTAGCGCGGAAGAATTAAATAATTCCCTTCGCCAAGCATTTAATGAAGATGAAATTTATCGTATTGATCATTATTTAGGCAAAGAAATGATTCAAAATATCTCGGTCATTCGATTTGCTAATTCGATTATTGAATCGCTTTGGAACAATCGGTATATTGATAATATCCAAGTTACTTTGACAGAAGTGCTTGGCGTAGAGGACCGCGGACGCTATTATGACGAAAGCGGTGCACTTCGAGACATGGTTCAAAACCATATCTTACAAATCGTTTCCCTACTCGCGATGGAACCACCAATTAACTTATCGACACGCGAAATTCGACATGAAAAAGTGCGCGCGCTTCGTTCTTTACGTGTTTTTGAAGG comes from the Listeria welshimeri serovar 6b str. SLCC5334 genome and includes:
- the zwf gene encoding glucose-6-phosphate dehydrogenase, whose amino-acid sequence is MTDELEQKALITIFGGTGDLANRKLYPSLYHLYSKGSLGDNFAVIGTARREWSNDFFRDKVKESIKDIDGSEKDADAFASHFYYQSHDVTNKESYVTLKDLSDELDAKYELDGNRLFYLAMAPNFFGTIASRIKSEGFVDTKGFHRLIIEKPFGHDLASAEELNNSLRQAFNEDEIYRIDHYLGKEMIQNISVIRFANSIIESLWNNRYIDNIQVTLTEVLGVEDRGRYYDESGALRDMVQNHILQIVSLLAMEPPINLSTREIRHEKVRALRSLRVFEGKEVHQNFIRGQYGPGEVDGKELKGYRQEDNVDPHSNTETFVAAKLEIDNFRWAGVPFYIRTGKRLAKKTTQIAIQFKDVPLNLFGHQQSLGGNVLVIHIQPDEGITLHLNVKEPGQGMVTMPVNLNYVHSSPDGMNTPEAYEKLILDCLRGDATYFSHWDEVSLSWNFIDHVADVWTNTKDYFPNYKSGSMGPKEADELIQRDGFQWFPID